AGTGGATTTACCCCGTGCAGAGCACTAACCTAAGCCAGGGTCCTGCCTCCCAGGCTCATCAATGTCCACCAGCTGTGTTATGTATTGCTTGCTCCAACACCTTGGGCTGTGGTCCGCTGAAACGTAACCACTTTCCTAATCTTTCCACCACTTGACCTAAACTGAAGCAAAAACCGTAGACAAAGTCTCCAGACCCTAATATTTTCCAAATCCTCCTTTTGCTTATCTTTCCTTAACCCTTTCGCATAACGGCTTAACACAGGAAAAGCCGAGCAGATCACGCACCTGGTGCCTCATCACCGCATCTTAACGCCTGGCCACTACGGCTTAGAAACTCAGCGTCCCATGACAGCCCGACCTACGAACCCTACCTCCAAGCTTTGGCAGTCAGAACTCCGCCCAGCTGGCAAAAGGCGGAGCAGGCAGAGGCGAGTACCACCGCCTGCAGCCACGCCCCTGTGCGCACCCCACGCACCCAGCCCACGCCGACCCTGTCCCACAGAcgcccgcggggcccggccgctgACTGAGAGCCGCGGCCGCAGCTCAGGCTCTCCAGGCGGTTGCCCGGCGGGAACGGCCTGCGGGCGGCGGCAGGAGAGCGGGCCGCCCGGGCAGCAGGCGGCGCGCTGCAGCGCCGGTGCGGCGGAGACCCTGGCGGCCATGGGGAGCCCACACCCTCTCCAACCAATCCGCGTCCCTgctgccgccgggccccgccccacCCCACGCCACGCCACGCGACGCCACGTGACCGCAgccgggagcagagctgcctgcgtGCCGGCGCCTGTATTGTAGCGGTGGGCGTCGGTCGGCGAACGCTTCCGCTTCCGGCGGCCAGACGGTGGCAGGGGCCGGGCGCGCttgggcggcgcggggcggcaggGGAGATCGGGCTCCGCGCCGGCGGGAGGAGAGGGCGACATGTGGCAGCCGCCGCTGCCCTGGCTCCtggcggggctgctgctggctgcccgtTGCGGGGAGGCTGAGGTGGCGGCCCTTTCCCCCCGGAGTGCCGCCACCGCCTCCCCGTGCCCCACCGAGGCGGCCGGCGGGGGCGTCACGCGACGCAACAGCAGCCACCTGGCCGAAGTGTCGGCGCCGCCCGAACAGGGTCAGCCCATGACCCAGCGCGCCCTGTCCGTGCTGGTACTGGCCAGCGCCGCCCTCATCGTCTACTTCGTGATCCGGACCGTGCGGTGAGGGCGAGGGCCGCGCCGCCTGGAGCGTTGCCGCGGGGACCGGGTGGGCGGGCGGGCGAGGGAGGTGCTGCTGCCGTCTCCGGGCCGCCGCGCGGAGGCAGCGCGCCGCCGCGGAGGCGGGGCCGGCCTTGCTTTCGCCGGCGCCGCGACGGGTCCGGCCGGCTGGGTGGATTGTCAGGGTCCCGCCGGCTCCTGGCGGGGTCCGGTGGGCAGGGCCTGTCTCCGCTggctgcggggagcgcggccggctGACGCCAGCGGCAAGCCCCGGGAGCTTTCCCGGGCTCCTCCAGTTCTCTTCCACCGGACTTACCACTTCCGACATGCATCAGTTCACCTCTGTTTAATTTTGTGCGTtctgtgggttgtttttcttcCGTCTGCAAACTTCTGTCTCGCCGAGGTACTGAATTTGGCCATCTCCCCTTCTTTGTTAGTAAACGTCcttcttttgtgcttttttttcccaataaagtTCTCTGATTTCATGCTTGCTTGAAAAAAGGGCCCTTAAAAAGCTTGTACCACCAGTTCATCTGCCCTTATGTTTCTCATGGAAACTGTTGACTGCAAAACTCCATGTGCTTTTACAGTTAATTACAGTATTTCTCAGTGTGTTTTGTTGTGCTTGCAGTTTTACTTGCTCTCTTTCATGCTTAAACTGAACTCTTCTGGGCAAGGCACAAATGTGTGATTATGAATTAAGCACATTCATTAGGCAGCAAGTGCTTCTAAATGTAGTTAGATAGATTGGTGGTTACTGTGTCCAGTAGCTGCATTGTTTATTCCAGAAAGGTAGTTGAAAGATGGTGGTCTATGTGAAGCACTTACTAAGACATACAGTCCAAGTAAACTAAGATATCCTGATTGCTCCATAGCTCTTACAGATAACTCTTGAGCAGCCTTCAATCTTATTTTCATTAGGATGTGTATCTTGATGATATAATGTCTTAAAGGAAACAGCATAATCTTCTTTGCAAGTAAAAATGGACAAGAGCACTTCATAGTGTTCGTGTTCCTCCTAACAGGAGCCTGTTGGATTTGGATTTCTGAGTAGTACGAAGGCCAGATAAATAAATAGTTGTTGTTCTGCTCTTGAAACTGGAGTGCTGTCTTCTAGGTGGTACTGTAAACAGGAAGACTAAAGGTAATGTTGTTATTTTGTAATTCTGCtgcatctttctgttgcatctttcttctgaaattcagaatAGATGCTTTTGAACTTgagcaaaaaatatttgaaatatttttggcaaTGGTTGTATAACAAGTTTAAGATTTAGGTAAAAACTTCCCAGCTCCATGTTGAAAGATTTTCTCAGGACAAAACCGTATGTGTTGTTATCAGATATAAAACCTTCAGGGCTTTGTACAAACTTACAACTAGGTCACCAGCCTAGTGGATGAAGGCAAGGTGGTGGATGtagtttttgtgggttttattaaggcttttgatactgttccTCATGGCATCCTTCTGGGCGAGCTGTCCAGCTGTGTGATGAGCAGGTACACATTGCGCTGGGTCAtgaactggctgaacagcagggcTGAAAGGGCtgcagtgaatggggctacatctggctggcagCCAGCCACCAATGGTGATCTTCGGGGCTCAGTCCTAGGGCCTGTTCTGCTCAATATTTCTAGCAATGATCTGGAGGCAGGAGTTGAATGCGCTGTTAGTAAGTTTGCTGgtgatactaaactgggaggtgcaGTTGGCTCTCTCAAGGGATAAGAGGCCTTGCAGGGATCTAGATAGACTGGAGCATTGGGCAGTCATCAATGGCATGAATTTTCACAAgtccaaatgctggattctgcacctaggatggagtaaCACTGGGCACAAATATAAATTggaagaggagtggctgaagagcagccctgcacagagggatctggggatgctggttgacagcaggctcagtgtgagtcagcaatgtgccctgACAGCCAGGAGGGCACACCTctgcattctggggtgcatcagacACAGCAGAACCAGCTGGGCAAAAGAGATGATAATCCTGCTGTATTTAGTGGTGGCATGGCCTCACCCTTGAGCGTTGTGTGcggttctgggccccacaatttaagaaggatatTCAGgcccttgaatgtgtccagaggaaggcaacctagctggtggaagggctggaaggcgtgtcctgtgaggagcagctaaggactccaggtttgtctagtttggagaaaaggaggctgaggggtggtGACCTCATTGTTTTCTCCAACTTCCTGAGAAGGTGaactggagagggaggtgctgagctcttctccctgataTCGAGTGgcaggatgcatgggaatggcTTTCGACAGGacgttaggaagcatttctttaccaacagggtggtcaaacactggaacaggcttcctagggaggtggttgatgccccaaagctgtcagtgtttaagaggcatttgaatAATGCAATGCTtaaacttttggtcagccctgaattggtcaggcagttggactagatggtcattgtatgtcccttccaactgaaatattctattttaaCTTAATACATACACACCCTTCAACTTCATTTATTCAGAGGAaagatctgtatttttaaaataaaaaataaagtttttcacATTCTGGTAAAAAACGTTATCTGGAAAATCTAGCTGTTCTCTGTTGAGATACCTTTAGATAGAGCTTTGCCTGATTCAGGACGGTAGCAATCTCTTGCTTTATCAGTTTTATACATTCTGATAAAGGTacgatttttctgttttcagagccATGCAGCTTTCTTTGTAGATTGTACATTTTCAGGAGAACATTGTGCAAGCTGATACAACTTTGCTAACATGGCTGACGCTTAACTTGTCTCCATGGAGGAGATGAATTTTTGTTGGGAGTAGTTATGTAAACTATAACAATCTCCCATTGACCTTCTCAAGTGATACTCTTGATGATGCCATTtctctgtaaggaaaaaaaaaacttaatttcATTTTAGCTTTGTATGGGAACGTGTTGATTGAACCCCTGATTATAAGAGTTGGGATGATTGCACCTCTTC
This DNA window, taken from Opisthocomus hoazin isolate bOpiHoa1 chromosome Z, bOpiHoa1.hap1, whole genome shotgun sequence, encodes the following:
- the FAM174A gene encoding membrane protein FAM174A isoform X1; translated protein: MWQPPLPWLLAGLLLAARCGEAEVAALSPRSAATASPCPTEAAGGGVTRRNSSHLAEVSAPPEQGQPMTQRALSVLVLASAALIVYFVIRTVRLRTRNRKTRRYGVLDTNIENMELTPLEQDDDDDDDTTLFDANHPRREVRAFQ
- the FAM174A gene encoding membrane protein FAM174A isoform X2, producing MWQPPLPWLLAGLLLAARCGEAEVAALSPRSAATASPCPTEAAGGGVTRRNSSHLAEVSAPPEQGQPMTQRALSVLVLASAALIVYFVIRTVRLRTRNRKTRRYGVLDTNIENMELTPLEQDDDDDDDTTLFDANHPRRPT